One window of the Oncorhynchus mykiss isolate Arlee chromosome 5, USDA_OmykA_1.1, whole genome shotgun sequence genome contains the following:
- the mrps18c gene encoding 28S ribosomal protein S18c, mitochondrial isoform X1: MKKSLTVGVKFVEKVDSCLSADPIAVSRSKMFAVRSFRSLQFTFSQLGGTQQCLRSLSGSSNVVQKNDDMPLQMENPYKQPQKGCILCNVTVDFKNVQLLSQFISPHTGRVYGRHITGLCGKKQREIAKAIKKAHSMGFMSVTHKDPHFMKDPNICDIRHLE, encoded by the exons ATGAAGAAGAGTCTGACAGTGGGAGTGAAGTTTGTGGAAAAAGTGGACTCTTGCCTTTCGGCTGATCCAATTGCGGTTTCACG GTCAAAAATGTTTGCTGTCCGAAGCTTTCGATCTTTACAATTCACATTTTCACAGCTTGGAGGCACAC AACAATGTCTCAGAAGTCTGTCAGGCTCGTCTAATGTAGTCCAGAAGAACGATGACATG CCTTTACAGATGGAGAATCCATACAAACAACCACAGAAGGGCTGCATTCTCTGTAACGTCACAGTGGACTTCAAGAATGTTCAG CTGCTGTCCCAGTTTATATCCCCACACACAGGAAGAGTTTACGGCAGGCACATAACAG GTCTATGTGGTAAGAAACAGCGGGAGATCGCCAAAGCCATAAAGAAAGCTCATTCGATGG GATTCATGTCTGTAACCCACAAGGACCCACATTTTATGAAAGATCCAAACATCTGTGACATCCGGCACTTGGAGTAA
- the mrps18c gene encoding 28S ribosomal protein S18c, mitochondrial isoform X2, with translation MFAVRSFRSLQFTFSQLGGTQQCLRSLSGSSNVVQKNDDMPLQMENPYKQPQKGCILCNVTVDFKNVQLLSQFISPHTGRVYGRHITGLCGKKQREIAKAIKKAHSMGFMSVTHKDPHFMKDPNICDIRHLE, from the exons ATGTTTGCTGTCCGAAGCTTTCGATCTTTACAATTCACATTTTCACAGCTTGGAGGCACAC AACAATGTCTCAGAAGTCTGTCAGGCTCGTCTAATGTAGTCCAGAAGAACGATGACATG CCTTTACAGATGGAGAATCCATACAAACAACCACAGAAGGGCTGCATTCTCTGTAACGTCACAGTGGACTTCAAGAATGTTCAG CTGCTGTCCCAGTTTATATCCCCACACACAGGAAGAGTTTACGGCAGGCACATAACAG GTCTATGTGGTAAGAAACAGCGGGAGATCGCCAAAGCCATAAAGAAAGCTCATTCGATGG GATTCATGTCTGTAACCCACAAGGACCCACATTTTATGAAAGATCCAAACATCTGTGACATCCGGCACTTGGAGTAA
- the helq gene encoding helicase POLQ-like, whose product MSAEIKVKRQSSRKRSRDRRISHLTPARKRTSASGRQCPDNTGQIELSRALDQSMDAKFSEYCSDPEDLFGDYDSIESDSSFLAKLDRVGQNMRQHDIEHTTSSRCPVILLAGNPDFTSLKSSTDNCPKQSMTESFLKGFTDDAFLDMPSSQLAFLQDPQTADRNCCTDEDKTSMPMRHPEKSVSTEDRNERHIAPKARKSVSDHLKRAMMANAATPSSVSRTALQKEAVVTEEISVAMQAMESVSMATTDLGPFFGLPTKVKELICNLKGIKDLYEWQKTCLNLDSVQQRRNLIYSLPTSGGKTLVAEILILKELLCRKKDALFILPYVSLVQEKVRGLASFGLELDFMVEEYAGSKGRFPPVKGRGKRSLYIATIEKAHGLVNSLIETNRLDNVGLVVVDELHMLGDGSRGAIIEMTLAKVLYISKSTQIIGMSATLGNLQDIQKFLKAESYTNDFRPVELKEYVKLKDSIYEVDPKEEECFRFSRVLNFKYSSAMQKIDQDHIVALVTEVIPSQSCLVFCPTKKNCENVAGMICKYLKEDFIQHKQAEKAVLLGELRGSGNGSLCPVLKKTVPYGLAYHHSGLTSEERKLVEEAYSAGVLCLLTCTSTLAAGINLPARRVILRSPYVAADFLKRSQYKQMVGRAGRAGIDTHGESILILQDKDKVLVKKLLSAPMEICISNLMHSDGKGVLSLILSVIGLNITNSLEQIRDFMSGTLLSVQEKQVCLERSLWEVTQECVELLKEKGLVTVSTEPQDGSLQVTKLGRATYKGSVDLTYCDLLYRDLSKGLESLMLNSFLHLIYLVTPYDMVSQCKPDWMVYFRQFTMLSAAEQKMCAAVGVSESFVARKAAGQNVKKNVDQVVVSRLYLALVLQSLLKETDLWSVADRFQLSRGFIQTLLSSSSVFCSCVLHFTEELEEFWPFKALLTELTRRLTYCVQAELIPLMEVAGVMERRAKLLYNAGYKTLAHLANADPNVLAKTVENLFKKQANQIVASAKMLLNEKADALQEEMDDLLMMPLDLLSL is encoded by the exons ATGAGTGCCGAAATCAAAGTAAAACGACAGTCCTCGAGGAAGCGGTCCAGGGATAGACGAATAAGTCATCTCACGCCCGCAAGGAAAAGGACCAGTGCTTCTGGACGACAATGTCCTGACAACACGGGACAGATAGAGCTTTCCAGAGCTTTGGACCAATCCATGGATGCAAAGTTCAGTGAG TACTGCAGTGACCCTGAGGACTTATTTGGGGACTATGACAGCATTGAAAGCGACAGCTCTTTCCTGGCAAAGCTCGATAGAGTGGGGCAGAACATGAGACAGCATGACATTGAACATACAACCAGCagcagatgccctgtaattctgCTTGCTGGGAACCCTGACTTCACTTCACTGAAGTCTTCAACAGACAACTGTCCGAAACAATCAATGACAGAATCATTCCTGAAGGGCTTCACAGATGATGCTTTCCTAGACATGCCAAGCTCACAACTCGCTTTTCTACAAGATCCCCAAACAGCAGACAGGAACTGCTGTACAGATGAGGACAAAACCTCCATGCCTATGAGACATCCTGAGAAGTCTGTCAGCACTGAAGATAGAAATGAGAGGCATATCGCCCCCAAGGCAAGGAAGAGCGTGTCCGATCATCTGAAGAGAGCTATGATGGCTAATGCAGCAACTCCTTCTAGTGTCTCCCGGACTGCATTGCAGAAGGAGGCCGTAGTTACAGAGGAGATCAGTGTTGCCATGCAGGCTATGGAATCTGTCTCCATGGCGACAACAGACCTTGGGCCTTTCTTTGGTCTTCCCACCAAAGTGAAGGAGCTGATATGCAATCTCAAAGGAATCAAAGATTTATATG AATGGCAGAAAACTTGTCTAAACCTGGATTCAGTTCAGCAGAGGAGAAATCTCATCTACTCTCTTCCCACCAGTGGTGGGAAGACTTTGGTGGCTGAGATTCTTATCCTCAAAGAGCTTCTGTGCAGAAAGAAGGATGCCCTTTTCATCCTGCCTTACGTATCTCTAGTGCAGGAGAAG GTTCGAGGGTTGGCCAGTTTTGGCCTGGAGCTAGACTTCATGGTGGAGGAGTATGCTGGTAGTAAGGGCAGGTTCCCTCCAGTGAAGGGAAGGGGCAAGAGGTCCCTGTACATTGCCACTATAGAGAAGGCACACGGCCTGGTAAACTCTCTCATAGAGACCAACAGACTGGACAATGTGGGGCTGGTGGTTGTGGATGAG CTCCACATGTTGGGTGATGGTAGCAGAGGAGCTATCATTGAGATGACTCTAGCCAAAGTGCTCTATATCAGTA AGTCAACTCAGATCATTGGAATGAGTGCTACTCTGGGCAATCTCCAAGATATACAGAAGTTTCTGAAGGCAGAGAGCTACACTAATGACTTCAGACCG GTTGAGCTGAAGGAGTATGTGAAACTGAAGGACAGCATATACGAGGTGGACCCCAAGGAGGAGGAGTGCTTCAGATTCTCTCGGGTCCTGAACTTTAAG TACTCCAGTGCCATGCAGAAGATCGATCAGGATCATATTGTTGCCCTGGTGACTGAGGTCATTCCAAGCCAGTCTTGCCTTGTTTTCTGTCCCACCAAGAAGAACTGTGAGAACGTGGCTGGGATGATATGCAAGTACCTGAAAGA GGACTTTATCCAACACAAGCAGGCAGAGAAGGCTGTGTTGCTGGGGGAGCTGAGGGGCAGTGGGAATGGCTCCCTGTGTCCGGTGCTCAAGAAGACGGTGCCGTACGGCCTGGCTTACCACCACAGTGGGTTGACCAGTGAAGAGAGGAAGCTGGTGGAGGAGGCCTACTCTGCAGGGGTTCTCTGTCTCCTCACCTGCACTTCTACGCTGGCTGCAGGGATCAACCTACCTGCTCGGAG AGTGATTCTGCGTTCTCCGTACGTGGCGGCAGACTTCCTGAAGAGGAGCCAGTACAAGCAAATGGTGGGGAGGGCTGGACGGGCCGGGATAGACACTCATGGAGAGAGCATCCTCATTCTACAGGACAAAGACAAAGTCTTG GTCAAGAAGCTTTTATCCGCGCCAATGGAAATCTGCATAAGCAATCTAATGCATAGCGACGGAAAGGGTGTCCTGAGTCTCATTCTATCCGTCATTGGATTAAAT ATCACGAACAGCTTAGAGCAGATCAGGGACTTCATGAGTGGCACGTTGCTGTCTGTCCAGGAGAAACAGGTGTGCTTGGAGAGGAGCCTGTGGGAGGTGACACAGGAGTGTGTTGAGCTGCTTAAAGAGAAAGGCCTCGTCACCGTTTCCACAGAGCCACAAGATGGGTCCCTGCAAGTCACCAAGCTAGGAAGAGCTACTTACAAAG GCTCAGTGGATCTGACCTACTGTGACCTCCTGTATAGAGACCTGTCTAAAGGCCTGGAGAGCCTGATGCTGAACAGTTTCCTCCACCTCATCTACCTGGTCACACCCTATGACATGGTCTCCCAGTGTAAGCCTGACTGGATGGTCTACTTCAGACAG TTCACAATGTTATCAGCTGCGGAGCAAAAGATGTGTGCAGCAGTTGGTGTGTCTGAAAGTTTTGTTGCTAGAAAGGCTGCTGGACAGAATGTCAAGAAG AATGTTGACCAGGTGGTGGTGAGTCGGCTGTACCTGGCCCTGGTACTGCAGTCCCTGCTGAAGGAGACTGACCTGTGGAGCGTGGCTGACAGGTTCCAGCTCAGCCGGGGCTTCATCCAGACACTACTCAGCTCTTCCTCAGTATTCTGCTCCTGCGTGCTGCACTTCACCGAG GAGCTGGAAGAGTTCTGGCCCTTCAAAGCTCTCCTGACTGAGCTTACCCGCAGGCTGACCTACTGTGTCCAGGCCGAGCTCATCCCTCTCATGGAGGTAGCAGGAGTCATGGAG AGAAGAGCCAAGCTGCTGTACAATGCTGGATATAAGACACTGGCTCATCTGGCCAACGCTGACCCAAACGTTCTCGCCAAGACTGTGGAGAACCTCTTCAAGAAGCAAGCTAATCAGATTGTTGCTTCGGCAAAA ATGCTGCTGAATGAGAAAGCTGATGCCCTTCAGGAGGAGATGGATGACTTATTGATGATGCCTCTTGATCTCCTCTCTTTGTAA
- the hpse gene encoding heparanase isoform X1, whose product MSGISILAFVMISILSYGYYVVASAESARDEWNFESVNLNVDLSRVLKKVNERFLSVAIDASLVAEEKFMYLLTSPKLRTLAKALTPAFLRFGGTRQDFMTFNPTFLHSNENHKNSVFDADDICERLELPPLLEKRLKQEWTLQEIILDKEDLQRKYRSVKFTECAVDLLYSFTNCSGLDLIFGLNELLRTSGNSWDSSNARTLLQYCESKQYSMSWELGNEPNSYEKKAGIRVDGYQLGQDFVQLRKILQESKLYHNTGLYGPDISQPRDHRRDLLEGFLESGAEAIDACTWHHYYVNGRDTSLEDFLDPEVLNTLALKTHEVMETIELTSPGKKVWLGETSSAYGGGAKGLSDTFVAGFMWLDKLGLGAKLGLDVLIRQVLFGSGTYHLVDENLDPLPDYWLSVLYKRLVGPEVLSIEAFSILGKTKRVRVYLHCTNKKSTSYKSGAVTLFALNLSKGPARISVPVTISNSTGEAFVLQSEQPGEEGLYSKSVKLNGEVLKMVDERTLPSLQGTPLPAGEHLRLPGYSFAFYVLSEAQALACR is encoded by the exons ATGTCAGGAATATCAATCTTAGCATTTGTGATGATATCTATTCTATCGTATGGATATTATGTCGTAGCAAGTGCCGAGTCTGCGAGGGATGAGTGGAATTTTGAGTCCGTAAATCTGAATGTTGACCTCTCTCGAGTACTCAAGAAAGTGAATGAACGTTTTTTGTCTGTTGCCATAGACGCGAGTCTAGTCGCTGAAGAGAAGTTCATGTACCTTTTAAC GTCTCCAAAGCTGAGGACATTGGCAAAAGCTTTGACTCCAGCATTTCTGAGATTTGGAGGGACAAGACAAGATTTCATGACCTTCAACCCAACATTTTTACATTCAAACGAGAATCACAAAAACTCTGTGTTTGATGCAG ATGACATATGTGAAAGGCTGGAGCTGCCTCCACTACTGGAAAAGAGGCTGAAGCAGGAATGGACTCTACAGGAAATAATTCTCGACAAGGAGGACTTGCAGAGGAAGTATAGGAGTGTAAAGTTCACAG AGTGTGCAGTGGATCTGCTCTACTCTTTTACCAACTGCTCTGGATTAGACCTCATCTTTGGGCTCAACGAGCTGCTCAGGACCTCTGGGAACTCCTGGGACAGCAGTAATGCCAGGACTCTCCTACAGTACTGTGAATCTAAACAGTACAGCATGTCCTGGGAGCTGGGCAATG AGCCCAACAGCTATGAGAAGAAGGCAGGGATCAGGGTGGATGGATATCAGCTCGGCCAAGATTTTGTTCAACTCCGCAAGATTCTGCAGGAATCCAAACTTTACCATAACACTGGACTCTATGGACCAGACATTAGCCAACCCCGGGACCACCGGAGAGACTTACTGGAGGG GTTCTTGGAGAGTGGGGCAGAAGCAATTGATGCATGCACCTGGCACCA TTATTATGTCAATGGAAGAGACACGTCTCTAGAAGATTTTCTAGACCCTGAGGTGCTAAACACGTTGGCCTTAAAAACACATGAAGTCATGGAG ACCATTGAGCTGACCTCCCCTGGGAAGAAGGTGTGGCTTGGAGAGACTAGTTCTGCCTATGGAGGCGGGGCTAAGGGCCTGTCTGACACATTTGTCGCTGGattcat GTGGCTGGATAAACTGGGCCTGGGTGCGAAGCTCGGATTGGATGTTCTCATCAGACAGGTTTTGTTTGGATCTGGGACTTACCACCTGGTAGATGAGAACCTGGATCCACTTCCT GATTACTGGCTATCAGTTCTGTACAAGAGGCTTGTTGGACCAGAGGTGCTGAGTATAGAAGCCTTTTCCATTTTGGGAAAGACGAAAAGAGTACGGGTCTACCTGCACTGCACTAACAAGAAAAG CACAAGCTACAAAAGTGGAGCAGTCACATTGTTTGCTCTGAACCTGAGTAAGGGCCCTGCGAGGATCTCTGTGCCTGTTACAATCTCTAACAGTACCGGCGAGGCCTTCGTTCTACAGTCTGAACAGCCTGGCGAGGAGGGACTCTACTCCAA GTCTGTGAAACTCAACGGAGAGGTGTTGAAGATGGTGGATGAAAGAACACTTCCATCGCTCCAGGGCACTCCTCTTCCTGCAGGAGAACATCTCAGACTCCCTGGTTATTCCTTTGCCTTCTATGTCCTCAGCGAGGCCCAGGCGCTGGCCTGCCGATGA
- the hpse gene encoding heparanase isoform X3 — translation MSGISILAFVMISILSYGYYVVASAESARDEWNFESVNLNVDLSRVLKKVNERFLSVAIDASLVAEEKFMYLLTSPKLRTLAKALTPAFLRFGGTRQDFMTFNPTFLHSNENHKNSVFDAECAVDLLYSFTNCSGLDLIFGLNELLRTSGNSWDSSNARTLLQYCESKQYSMSWELGNEPNSYEKKAGIRVDGYQLGQDFVQLRKILQESKLYHNTGLYGPDISQPRDHRRDLLEGFLESGAEAIDACTWHHYYVNGRDTSLEDFLDPEVLNTLALKTHEVMETIELTSPGKKVWLGETSSAYGGGAKGLSDTFVAGFMWLDKLGLGAKLGLDVLIRQVLFGSGTYHLVDENLDPLPDYWLSVLYKRLVGPEVLSIEAFSILGKTKRVRVYLHCTNKKSTSYKSGAVTLFALNLSKGPARISVPVTISNSTGEAFVLQSEQPGEEGLYSKSVKLNGEVLKMVDERTLPSLQGTPLPAGEHLRLPGYSFAFYVLSEAQALACR, via the exons ATGTCAGGAATATCAATCTTAGCATTTGTGATGATATCTATTCTATCGTATGGATATTATGTCGTAGCAAGTGCCGAGTCTGCGAGGGATGAGTGGAATTTTGAGTCCGTAAATCTGAATGTTGACCTCTCTCGAGTACTCAAGAAAGTGAATGAACGTTTTTTGTCTGTTGCCATAGACGCGAGTCTAGTCGCTGAAGAGAAGTTCATGTACCTTTTAAC GTCTCCAAAGCTGAGGACATTGGCAAAAGCTTTGACTCCAGCATTTCTGAGATTTGGAGGGACAAGACAAGATTTCATGACCTTCAACCCAACATTTTTACATTCAAACGAGAATCACAAAAACTCTGTGTTTGATGCAG AGTGTGCAGTGGATCTGCTCTACTCTTTTACCAACTGCTCTGGATTAGACCTCATCTTTGGGCTCAACGAGCTGCTCAGGACCTCTGGGAACTCCTGGGACAGCAGTAATGCCAGGACTCTCCTACAGTACTGTGAATCTAAACAGTACAGCATGTCCTGGGAGCTGGGCAATG AGCCCAACAGCTATGAGAAGAAGGCAGGGATCAGGGTGGATGGATATCAGCTCGGCCAAGATTTTGTTCAACTCCGCAAGATTCTGCAGGAATCCAAACTTTACCATAACACTGGACTCTATGGACCAGACATTAGCCAACCCCGGGACCACCGGAGAGACTTACTGGAGGG GTTCTTGGAGAGTGGGGCAGAAGCAATTGATGCATGCACCTGGCACCA TTATTATGTCAATGGAAGAGACACGTCTCTAGAAGATTTTCTAGACCCTGAGGTGCTAAACACGTTGGCCTTAAAAACACATGAAGTCATGGAG ACCATTGAGCTGACCTCCCCTGGGAAGAAGGTGTGGCTTGGAGAGACTAGTTCTGCCTATGGAGGCGGGGCTAAGGGCCTGTCTGACACATTTGTCGCTGGattcat GTGGCTGGATAAACTGGGCCTGGGTGCGAAGCTCGGATTGGATGTTCTCATCAGACAGGTTTTGTTTGGATCTGGGACTTACCACCTGGTAGATGAGAACCTGGATCCACTTCCT GATTACTGGCTATCAGTTCTGTACAAGAGGCTTGTTGGACCAGAGGTGCTGAGTATAGAAGCCTTTTCCATTTTGGGAAAGACGAAAAGAGTACGGGTCTACCTGCACTGCACTAACAAGAAAAG CACAAGCTACAAAAGTGGAGCAGTCACATTGTTTGCTCTGAACCTGAGTAAGGGCCCTGCGAGGATCTCTGTGCCTGTTACAATCTCTAACAGTACCGGCGAGGCCTTCGTTCTACAGTCTGAACAGCCTGGCGAGGAGGGACTCTACTCCAA GTCTGTGAAACTCAACGGAGAGGTGTTGAAGATGGTGGATGAAAGAACACTTCCATCGCTCCAGGGCACTCCTCTTCCTGCAGGAGAACATCTCAGACTCCCTGGTTATTCCTTTGCCTTCTATGTCCTCAGCGAGGCCCAGGCGCTGGCCTGCCGATGA
- the hpse gene encoding heparanase isoform X2 — protein MSGISILAFVMISILSYGYYVVASAESARDEWNFESVNLNVDLSRVLKKVNERFLSVAIDASLVAEEKFMYLLTSPKLRTLAKALTPAFLRFGGTRQDFMTFNPTFLHSNENHKNSVFDADDICERLELPPLLEKRLKQEWTLQEIILDKEDLQRKYRSVKFTECAVDLLYSFTNCSGLDLIFGLNELLRTSGNSWDSSNARTLLQYCESKQYSMSWELGNEPNSYEKKAGIRVDGYQLGQDFVQLRKILQESKLYHNTGLYGPDISQPRDHRRDLLEGYYVNGRDTSLEDFLDPEVLNTLALKTHEVMETIELTSPGKKVWLGETSSAYGGGAKGLSDTFVAGFMWLDKLGLGAKLGLDVLIRQVLFGSGTYHLVDENLDPLPDYWLSVLYKRLVGPEVLSIEAFSILGKTKRVRVYLHCTNKKSTSYKSGAVTLFALNLSKGPARISVPVTISNSTGEAFVLQSEQPGEEGLYSKSVKLNGEVLKMVDERTLPSLQGTPLPAGEHLRLPGYSFAFYVLSEAQALACR, from the exons ATGTCAGGAATATCAATCTTAGCATTTGTGATGATATCTATTCTATCGTATGGATATTATGTCGTAGCAAGTGCCGAGTCTGCGAGGGATGAGTGGAATTTTGAGTCCGTAAATCTGAATGTTGACCTCTCTCGAGTACTCAAGAAAGTGAATGAACGTTTTTTGTCTGTTGCCATAGACGCGAGTCTAGTCGCTGAAGAGAAGTTCATGTACCTTTTAAC GTCTCCAAAGCTGAGGACATTGGCAAAAGCTTTGACTCCAGCATTTCTGAGATTTGGAGGGACAAGACAAGATTTCATGACCTTCAACCCAACATTTTTACATTCAAACGAGAATCACAAAAACTCTGTGTTTGATGCAG ATGACATATGTGAAAGGCTGGAGCTGCCTCCACTACTGGAAAAGAGGCTGAAGCAGGAATGGACTCTACAGGAAATAATTCTCGACAAGGAGGACTTGCAGAGGAAGTATAGGAGTGTAAAGTTCACAG AGTGTGCAGTGGATCTGCTCTACTCTTTTACCAACTGCTCTGGATTAGACCTCATCTTTGGGCTCAACGAGCTGCTCAGGACCTCTGGGAACTCCTGGGACAGCAGTAATGCCAGGACTCTCCTACAGTACTGTGAATCTAAACAGTACAGCATGTCCTGGGAGCTGGGCAATG AGCCCAACAGCTATGAGAAGAAGGCAGGGATCAGGGTGGATGGATATCAGCTCGGCCAAGATTTTGTTCAACTCCGCAAGATTCTGCAGGAATCCAAACTTTACCATAACACTGGACTCTATGGACCAGACATTAGCCAACCCCGGGACCACCGGAGAGACTTACTGGAGGG TTATTATGTCAATGGAAGAGACACGTCTCTAGAAGATTTTCTAGACCCTGAGGTGCTAAACACGTTGGCCTTAAAAACACATGAAGTCATGGAG ACCATTGAGCTGACCTCCCCTGGGAAGAAGGTGTGGCTTGGAGAGACTAGTTCTGCCTATGGAGGCGGGGCTAAGGGCCTGTCTGACACATTTGTCGCTGGattcat GTGGCTGGATAAACTGGGCCTGGGTGCGAAGCTCGGATTGGATGTTCTCATCAGACAGGTTTTGTTTGGATCTGGGACTTACCACCTGGTAGATGAGAACCTGGATCCACTTCCT GATTACTGGCTATCAGTTCTGTACAAGAGGCTTGTTGGACCAGAGGTGCTGAGTATAGAAGCCTTTTCCATTTTGGGAAAGACGAAAAGAGTACGGGTCTACCTGCACTGCACTAACAAGAAAAG CACAAGCTACAAAAGTGGAGCAGTCACATTGTTTGCTCTGAACCTGAGTAAGGGCCCTGCGAGGATCTCTGTGCCTGTTACAATCTCTAACAGTACCGGCGAGGCCTTCGTTCTACAGTCTGAACAGCCTGGCGAGGAGGGACTCTACTCCAA GTCTGTGAAACTCAACGGAGAGGTGTTGAAGATGGTGGATGAAAGAACACTTCCATCGCTCCAGGGCACTCCTCTTCCTGCAGGAGAACATCTCAGACTCCCTGGTTATTCCTTTGCCTTCTATGTCCTCAGCGAGGCCCAGGCGCTGGCCTGCCGATGA
- the hpse gene encoding heparanase isoform X4, giving the protein MSGISILAFVMISILSYGYYVVASAESARDEWNFESVNLNVDLSRVLKKVNERFLSVAIDASLVAEEKFMYLLTSPKLRTLAKALTPAFLRFGGTRQDFMTFNPTFLHSNENHKNSVFDADDICERLELPPLLEKRLKQEWTLQEIILDKEDLQRKYRSVKFTECAVDLLYSFTNCSGLDLIFGLNELLRTSGNSWDSSNARTLLQFLESGAEAIDACTWHHYYVNGRDTSLEDFLDPEVLNTLALKTHEVMETIELTSPGKKVWLGETSSAYGGGAKGLSDTFVAGFMWLDKLGLGAKLGLDVLIRQVLFGSGTYHLVDENLDPLPDYWLSVLYKRLVGPEVLSIEAFSILGKTKRVRVYLHCTNKKSTSYKSGAVTLFALNLSKGPARISVPVTISNSTGEAFVLQSEQPGEEGLYSKSVKLNGEVLKMVDERTLPSLQGTPLPAGEHLRLPGYSFAFYVLSEAQALACR; this is encoded by the exons ATGTCAGGAATATCAATCTTAGCATTTGTGATGATATCTATTCTATCGTATGGATATTATGTCGTAGCAAGTGCCGAGTCTGCGAGGGATGAGTGGAATTTTGAGTCCGTAAATCTGAATGTTGACCTCTCTCGAGTACTCAAGAAAGTGAATGAACGTTTTTTGTCTGTTGCCATAGACGCGAGTCTAGTCGCTGAAGAGAAGTTCATGTACCTTTTAAC GTCTCCAAAGCTGAGGACATTGGCAAAAGCTTTGACTCCAGCATTTCTGAGATTTGGAGGGACAAGACAAGATTTCATGACCTTCAACCCAACATTTTTACATTCAAACGAGAATCACAAAAACTCTGTGTTTGATGCAG ATGACATATGTGAAAGGCTGGAGCTGCCTCCACTACTGGAAAAGAGGCTGAAGCAGGAATGGACTCTACAGGAAATAATTCTCGACAAGGAGGACTTGCAGAGGAAGTATAGGAGTGTAAAGTTCACAG AGTGTGCAGTGGATCTGCTCTACTCTTTTACCAACTGCTCTGGATTAGACCTCATCTTTGGGCTCAACGAGCTGCTCAGGACCTCTGGGAACTCCTGGGACAGCAGTAATGCCAGGACTCTCCTACA GTTCTTGGAGAGTGGGGCAGAAGCAATTGATGCATGCACCTGGCACCA TTATTATGTCAATGGAAGAGACACGTCTCTAGAAGATTTTCTAGACCCTGAGGTGCTAAACACGTTGGCCTTAAAAACACATGAAGTCATGGAG ACCATTGAGCTGACCTCCCCTGGGAAGAAGGTGTGGCTTGGAGAGACTAGTTCTGCCTATGGAGGCGGGGCTAAGGGCCTGTCTGACACATTTGTCGCTGGattcat GTGGCTGGATAAACTGGGCCTGGGTGCGAAGCTCGGATTGGATGTTCTCATCAGACAGGTTTTGTTTGGATCTGGGACTTACCACCTGGTAGATGAGAACCTGGATCCACTTCCT GATTACTGGCTATCAGTTCTGTACAAGAGGCTTGTTGGACCAGAGGTGCTGAGTATAGAAGCCTTTTCCATTTTGGGAAAGACGAAAAGAGTACGGGTCTACCTGCACTGCACTAACAAGAAAAG CACAAGCTACAAAAGTGGAGCAGTCACATTGTTTGCTCTGAACCTGAGTAAGGGCCCTGCGAGGATCTCTGTGCCTGTTACAATCTCTAACAGTACCGGCGAGGCCTTCGTTCTACAGTCTGAACAGCCTGGCGAGGAGGGACTCTACTCCAA GTCTGTGAAACTCAACGGAGAGGTGTTGAAGATGGTGGATGAAAGAACACTTCCATCGCTCCAGGGCACTCCTCTTCCTGCAGGAGAACATCTCAGACTCCCTGGTTATTCCTTTGCCTTCTATGTCCTCAGCGAGGCCCAGGCGCTGGCCTGCCGATGA
- the LOC110522936 gene encoding myosin light chain 5-like, with translation MRAQRASSNVFSMFKQTQIQEFKEVFTLTDQDRDGFIDKEDLKDTYESPGKLNVKNNELEDMLKEACSPINFTMFLNLFGEKLHGTDPEEIILNKFRMFNPDTKGYVRKQLLEKVKQMFQSPTFDPAGNLDYKSLCYIITRGEEQEE, from the exons ATGAGAGCCCAGAGAGCATCCTCCAATGTCTTCTCCATGTTCAAGCAGACACAGATCCAGGAGTTTAAAG AGGTGTTCACACTTACCGACCAGGACAGAGATGGGTTTATTGACAAAGAAGATCTGAAGGATACCTATGAATCTCCTG GTAAGCTGAATGTGAAGAACAATGAGCTAGAAGACATGCTCAAAGAGGCTTGTAGTCCCATCAACTTCACCATGTTCCTCAACCTGTTTGGAGAGAAGCTGCATGGAACAGATCCAGAAGAGATCATTCTCAACAAATTCAGAATGTTCAATCCTGACACTAAGGGTTATGTAC gtaaacaattgttggaaaaa GTTAAACAGATGTTCCAATCGCCAACCTTCGACCCAGCAGGAAACCTGGACTACAAATCCCTCTGTTACATCATCACACgcggagaggaacaggaggagtaa